One Triticum dicoccoides isolate Atlit2015 ecotype Zavitan chromosome 4B, WEW_v2.0, whole genome shotgun sequence genomic window carries:
- the LOC119294704 gene encoding uncharacterized protein LOC119294704, giving the protein MTPQALLLLLLAVAVAAASADPANGAANDLLPKYGLPRGLIPDSVSSYTFDEATGDFEIHLAGTCYVRFGDHLVYYEKALRGCLSKGRITGLSGIQAKKLFLWVSVSGIVAHPEEGTLEFQVGFVSEELSASLFDRVPVCGASAGAQLRGVAGVIQELGLLPVAEA; this is encoded by the exons ATGACTCCCcaagccctcctcctcctcctcctcgccgtcgccgtcgccgccgcgtccGCGGACCCGGCGAACGGCGCGGCCAACGACCTCCTCCCCAAGTACGGCCTCCCCAGGGGCCTCATCCCGGACTCGGTCAGCTCCTACACCTTCGACGAGGCCACGGGCGACTTCGAGATCCACCTCGCGGGCACCTGCTACGTCCGCTTCGGCGACCACCTCGTCTACTACGAGAAGGCCCTCCGCGGCTGCCTCTCCAAGGGGCGGATCACCGGCCTCTCCGGCATCCAGGCCAAGAAGCTCTTCCTCTGGGtctccgtctccggcatcgtcgcgcACCCCGAGGAGGGCACCCTCGAGTTCCAGGTCGGCTTCGTCTCCGAGGAGCTCTCCGCCTCGCTCTTCGACCGGGTGCCCGTCTGCGGCGCCAGCGCCGGCGCGCAGCTCCGCGGCGTCGCCGGGGTCATCCAGGAGCTCGGCCTGCTCCCCGTTGCAGAG GCTTGA